In Carassius auratus strain Wakin chromosome 39, ASM336829v1, whole genome shotgun sequence, a genomic segment contains:
- the LOC113057619 gene encoding RING finger protein 44-like isoform X1, with protein sequence MRPWEVAVSRRPSTAPLNQRRVVGEPCITPLHFRRSPPVRRQWGQRDRPTVHTSLHQDENFHHPVFSQHQQIHLDESRQYSHTSAPPRMLHTATQPPPQSSIMVDLHEQMHQGSVPISYTVTTVTTHGFPIHTGQPIPACNAQQLPACSVMFSGQLSLLCCLPPPLIQACTMQHLPVSYQTFPPLISSEHFILHPSPPVPPHQPPHLPPLNQFVPIQPQHPRMPLQRVENEVDLRGDQHPLGTFSYPPAHHPPAMAPSVPLQYLPQEPLHQELPYGVPYPHMLPRRITGQRYRLQQPLPPPPPPLPYYPGFLPYFLSMLPVPPTAVGPAISLDLDVDDVEMENYEALLNLAERLGEAKPRGLTKADIEQLPSYRFNLENHQSEQTLCVVCFSDFESRQLLRVLPCNHEFHAKCVDKWLKTNRTCPICRADASEVHRDVE encoded by the exons ATGCGACCATGGGAAGTAGCAGTGAGTAGGCGGCCATCAACAGCCCCCTTAAACCAGAGGAGGGTCGTCGGGGAGCCTTGCATCACCCCTCTGCACTTCAGGAGAAG TCCTCCAGTACGACGTCAGTGGGGACAGCGGGATAGACCTACTGTGCACACTTCCCTTCATCAGGATGAGAACTTTCACCACCCTGTCTTCTCCCAGCATCAGCAGATTCATTTAGATGAGTCCAGGCAATATAGCCACACCAGTGCACCTCCACGCATGCTGCATACTGCCACACAACCCCCACCACAGAGCTCCATCATGGTGGATCTTCACGAACAG ATGCATCAAGGATCAGTTCCGATATCTTACACAGTTACCACGGTGACGACCCATGGTTTTCCCATCCACACCGGGCAACCTATCCCAGCCTGCAATGCTCAGCAGCTCCCAGCATGCTCGGTAATGTTCAGCGGAcagctctctctgctctgctgcCTTCCTCCTCCA CTCATTCAGGCCTGCACCATGCAGCATCTGCCTGTGTCCTATCAGACATTTCCACCGCTGATCTCCAGTGAGCATTTCATCCTGCACCCCAGTCCACCAGTGCCACCCCACCAGCCTCCTCATCTGCCTCCACTCAACCAGTTTGTCCCCATACAGCCCCAGCACCCGCGCATG CCTCTGCAGAGGGTGGAGAATGAAGTGGATCTGCGAGGAGACCAGCATCCGTTAGGAACATTCTCGTATCCTCCAGCCCACCATCCACCAGCAATGGCCCCCTCCGTGCCCCTCCAGTACCTCCCCCAGGAGCCCCTCCATCAAGAGCTACCCTACGGAGTG CCATATCCGCACATGCTGCCGAGGCGTATAACTGGACAGAGGTACCGATTACAGCAGCCTCTGCCTCCCCCGCCCCCTCCGCTGCCCTACTACCCGGGCTTCTTACCATACTTCCT CTCGATGCTTCCTGTGCCTCCAACTGCTGTGGGTCCTGCTATCAGTCTGGACTTGGATGTAGATGATGTGGAGATGGAGAATTATGAG gcaTTATTAAACCTTGCTGAGAGACTCGGAGAAGCGAAACCTCGAGGACTAACGAAAGCCGATATAGAGCAACTTCCGTCGTACAggtttaatttagaaaaccaccAATCTGAGCAAACTCT GTGTGTTGTATGCTTTAGTGATTTTGAGTCAAGGCAGCTACTTCGAGTATTACCATGCAACCATGAATTTCATGCAAAATGTGTGGACAAATGGTTAAAG ACCAATCGCACCTGTCCAATCTGTCGAGCCGACGCGTCTGAAGTTCACCGCGATGTGGAATGA
- the LOC113057619 gene encoding RING finger protein 44-like isoform X2, whose translation MRPWEVAVSRRPSTAPLNQRRVVGEPCITPLHFRRSPPVRRQWGQRDRPTVHTSLHQDENFHHPVFSQHQQIHLDESRQYSHTSAPPRMLHTATQPPPQSSIMVDLHEQMHQGSVPISYTVTTVTTHGFPIHTGQPIPACNAQQLPACSLIQACTMQHLPVSYQTFPPLISSEHFILHPSPPVPPHQPPHLPPLNQFVPIQPQHPRMPLQRVENEVDLRGDQHPLGTFSYPPAHHPPAMAPSVPLQYLPQEPLHQELPYGVPYPHMLPRRITGQRYRLQQPLPPPPPPLPYYPGFLPYFLSMLPVPPTAVGPAISLDLDVDDVEMENYEALLNLAERLGEAKPRGLTKADIEQLPSYRFNLENHQSEQTLCVVCFSDFESRQLLRVLPCNHEFHAKCVDKWLKTNRTCPICRADASEVHRDVE comes from the exons ATGCGACCATGGGAAGTAGCAGTGAGTAGGCGGCCATCAACAGCCCCCTTAAACCAGAGGAGGGTCGTCGGGGAGCCTTGCATCACCCCTCTGCACTTCAGGAGAAG TCCTCCAGTACGACGTCAGTGGGGACAGCGGGATAGACCTACTGTGCACACTTCCCTTCATCAGGATGAGAACTTTCACCACCCTGTCTTCTCCCAGCATCAGCAGATTCATTTAGATGAGTCCAGGCAATATAGCCACACCAGTGCACCTCCACGCATGCTGCATACTGCCACACAACCCCCACCACAGAGCTCCATCATGGTGGATCTTCACGAACAG ATGCATCAAGGATCAGTTCCGATATCTTACACAGTTACCACGGTGACGACCCATGGTTTTCCCATCCACACCGGGCAACCTATCCCAGCCTGCAATGCTCAGCAGCTCCCAGCATGCTCG CTCATTCAGGCCTGCACCATGCAGCATCTGCCTGTGTCCTATCAGACATTTCCACCGCTGATCTCCAGTGAGCATTTCATCCTGCACCCCAGTCCACCAGTGCCACCCCACCAGCCTCCTCATCTGCCTCCACTCAACCAGTTTGTCCCCATACAGCCCCAGCACCCGCGCATG CCTCTGCAGAGGGTGGAGAATGAAGTGGATCTGCGAGGAGACCAGCATCCGTTAGGAACATTCTCGTATCCTCCAGCCCACCATCCACCAGCAATGGCCCCCTCCGTGCCCCTCCAGTACCTCCCCCAGGAGCCCCTCCATCAAGAGCTACCCTACGGAGTG CCATATCCGCACATGCTGCCGAGGCGTATAACTGGACAGAGGTACCGATTACAGCAGCCTCTGCCTCCCCCGCCCCCTCCGCTGCCCTACTACCCGGGCTTCTTACCATACTTCCT CTCGATGCTTCCTGTGCCTCCAACTGCTGTGGGTCCTGCTATCAGTCTGGACTTGGATGTAGATGATGTGGAGATGGAGAATTATGAG gcaTTATTAAACCTTGCTGAGAGACTCGGAGAAGCGAAACCTCGAGGACTAACGAAAGCCGATATAGAGCAACTTCCGTCGTACAggtttaatttagaaaaccaccAATCTGAGCAAACTCT GTGTGTTGTATGCTTTAGTGATTTTGAGTCAAGGCAGCTACTTCGAGTATTACCATGCAACCATGAATTTCATGCAAAATGTGTGGACAAATGGTTAAAG ACCAATCGCACCTGTCCAATCTGTCGAGCCGACGCGTCTGAAGTTCACCGCGATGTGGAATGA
- the LOC113057620 gene encoding FAS-associated factor 2 has protein sequence MAAPEEQDLSQAQTEKLLQFQDLTGLESMDQCRRTLEQHNWNIEAAVQDRLNEQEGVPSVFNPPPTRPLQVNTTDHRVYSYIVSRPHPRGLLGWSYYLIMLPFRFTYYTLLDIFRFALRFIRPDPRGRVTDPVGDVMSFIHSFEEKYGRSHPVFYQGTYSQALNDAKRELRYLLVYLHGEDHQDTDEFCRTTLCSEEVLTFINTRMLFWACSTSKPEGYRVSQALRENTYPFLAMIMLKDRKMTVVGRLEGLIQPEDLINQLTFIMEANQTFLMSERLEREERNQTQVLRQQQDEAYLASLRADQEKDRKKREEQEQKRQEEEKARQSILDEEKRRRTLEEEKERKSECLPPEPPLDDPDSVKIVFKLPNDTRVERRFLFSQSSTVIHDFLFSLKQTPEKFQIVANFPRRVLPCLPTEEQPNPPSLKEAGLSRSEVLFVQDLTDD, from the exons ATGGCGGCGCCAGAAGAACAGGATTTATCTCAGGCTCAAACTGAAAAACTCCTTCAGTTTCAG gaCCTGACAGGCTTGGAGTCAATGGACCAATGTCGGCGCACATTAGAACAACACAATTGGAACATTGAG GCCGCAGTACAAGACAGACTAAATGAGCAAGAAGGAGTTCCGAGTGTCTTCAACCCGCCGCCCACCAGACCGTTACAGGTCAACACAACAGACCACAGAGTCTATAGCTATATTGTCTCAAGGCCACATCCTAGA GGCTTATTAGGTTGGAGTTACTACTTGATAATGCTTCCCTTCAGGTTTACGTATTATACACTTCTGGACATATTCAG ATTCGCCCTGAGATTCATTAGACCAGATCCAAGGGGTCGTGTCACAGATCCTGTTGGTGATGTCATGTCCTTTATTCATAGTTTTGAGGAGAAATATGGTCGATCACATCCTGTATTCTACCAGGGAACATATAGTCAG GCTTTGAATGATGCCAAGCGAGAACTTCGCTACTTGTTAGTTTATCTTCATGGAGAAGATCACCAGGACACAGATGAGTTCTGCCG AACCACATTATGTTCAGAGGAGGTACTGACCTTCATTAACACAAGGATGCTGTTTTGGGCCTGTTCCACCAGCAAACCAGAGGGTTACAGAG TCTCCCAGGCCCTGCGTGAGAACACCTATCCCTTCCTGGCTATGATCATGCTGAAGGACCGCAAAATGACAGTTGTTGGGAGACTGGAGGGGCTGATCCAGCCCGAGGATCTTATCAACCAGCTGACCTTCATCATGGAGGCAAACCAGACGTTTCTCATGTCAGAACGACTAGAGCG GGAGGAGAGGAATCAGACGCAGGTACTGAGGCAGCAGCAAGATGAAGCTTATCTGGCATCCCTCCGTGCAGACcaggagaaagacagaaagaaaagagaagaacaAGAGCAGAAACGTCAAGAGGAGGAGAAGGCACGCCAGAGCATCCTTGACGAAGAAAAGAGACGAAGA ACGCTGGAAGAAGAGAAGGAGCGCAAGTCTGAGTGTCTTCCTCCTGAGCCGCCACTGGATGACCCAGACAGTGTCAAAATAGTGTTCAAGTTGCCCAACGATACCCGCGTGGAGCGGAGATTCCTCTTCAGCCAGTCATCGACT GTAATACACGACTTCCTGTTTTCATTGAAACAGACCCCTGAGAAATTCCAAATAGTAGCGAATTTCCCCCGCCGGGTCCTGCCTTGCCTGCCGACGGAAGAGCAGCCCAATCCCCCAAGTCTGAAGGAGGCCGGTCTGAGCCGGTCAGAAGTGCTCTTTGTGCAGGACCTTACAGACGATTGA
- the higd2a gene encoding HIG1 domain family member 2A, mitochondrial, translating into MATATTPIGQDQPTKAVPPPVVFDLSQPPVIEGFTPLPRAKEETFKDKFIRKTKENPFVPIGCLGTAGALIYGLSAFRRGKTRQSQLLMRARIFAQGFTVVAIIVGVAATALKPKQ; encoded by the exons ATGGCAACGGCAACGACCCCGATTGGTCAAGATCAGCCGACCAAAGCAGTTCCTCCACCCGTCGTGTTTGATTTGTCTCAGCCTCCGGTTATCGAGGGCTTCACCCCGCTGCCCAGAGCGAAGGAGGAGACTTTTAAAGACAAATTCATCAGGAAGACCAAAGAGAATCCATTCGTCCCTATAG GGTGTTTGGGAACAGCAGGAGCATTGATCTACGGCCTCAGTGCCTTCAGACGGGGTAAAACTCGACAGTCCCAGCTGCTAATGAGAGCCCGTATCTTCGCTCAAGGCTTCACCGTCGTTGCTATTATAGTGGGTGTAGCTGCCACCGCACTGAAGCCTAAACAGTGA
- the LOC113057621 gene encoding clathrin light chain B-like isoform X2: protein MADDFGFLASDNGVHAVEDPAAAFLAQQESEIAVIENDSSGFGALEDGGPPPANTYTAFGGDFGEAPATALNGDMFQETNGSTDSYSAIAQVDIQRQEPESLRKWREEQKARLEELDAASTAAEAVWREKARKELEDWHVHQSEQMEKNKANNRVSEEAFLKECDDDSPGTEWDKVARLCDFNPKTSRQTKDVSRMRSVLISLKQAPLLR from the exons ATGGCTGACGACTTTGGCTTTTTGGCCTCCGACAACGGAGTTCATGCAGTAGAAGATCCGGCCGCGGCGTTTCTGGCCCAGCAGGAGAGTGAGATCGCCGTGATCGAGAACGACAGCTCCGGATTCGGTGCTCTGGAGGACGGCGGACCTCCGCCCGCGAACACGTACACAGCGTTCGGAG GTGATTTTGGAGAAGCACCAGCTACTGCTTTAAACGGAGATATGTTTCAA GAAACCAACGGCTCAACTGACAGCTACTCCGCCATTGCTCAAGTCGACATACAGAGACAAGAACCTGAAAGCCTGCGCAAATGGAGGGAGGAACAAAAGGCTCGGCTGGAGGAATTAG ATGCAGCTTCTACAGCAGCTGAGGCTGTGTGGAGGGAGAAGGCCCGGAAGGAACTGGAAGACTGGCATGTACACCAGAGTGAACAGATGGAGAAGAATAAAGCCAACAACAG AGTGTCAGAGGAGGCCTTCCTCAAGGAGTGCGATGATGACAGTCCTGGAACAGAATGGGACAAGGTGGCCCGTCTATGCGACTTCAACCCCAAAACCAGTCGTCAGACTAAAGACGTGTCTCGGATGCGCTCCGTTCTCATTTCTCTAAAACAGGCGCCTCTGCTTCGCTAA
- the LOC113057621 gene encoding clathrin light chain B-like isoform X1 — protein sequence MADDFGFLASDNGVHAVEDPAAAFLAQQESEIAVIENDSSGFGALEDGGPPPANTYTAFGGDFGEAPATALNGDMFQETNGSTDSYSAIAQVDIQRQEPESLRKWREEQKARLEELDAASTAAEAVWREKARKELEDWHVHQSEQMEKNKANNRIADKTFYKQPNSDAVDFVVSEEAFLKECDDDSPGTEWDKVARLCDFNPKTSRQTKDVSRMRSVLISLKQAPLLR from the exons ATGGCTGACGACTTTGGCTTTTTGGCCTCCGACAACGGAGTTCATGCAGTAGAAGATCCGGCCGCGGCGTTTCTGGCCCAGCAGGAGAGTGAGATCGCCGTGATCGAGAACGACAGCTCCGGATTCGGTGCTCTGGAGGACGGCGGACCTCCGCCCGCGAACACGTACACAGCGTTCGGAG GTGATTTTGGAGAAGCACCAGCTACTGCTTTAAACGGAGATATGTTTCAA GAAACCAACGGCTCAACTGACAGCTACTCCGCCATTGCTCAAGTCGACATACAGAGACAAGAACCTGAAAGCCTGCGCAAATGGAGGGAGGAACAAAAGGCTCGGCTGGAGGAATTAG ATGCAGCTTCTACAGCAGCTGAGGCTGTGTGGAGGGAGAAGGCCCGGAAGGAACTGGAAGACTGGCATGTACACCAGAGTGAACAGATGGAGAAGAATAAAGCCAACAACAG GATCGCTGATAAGACTTTCTACAAACAGCCCAACTCTGATGCCGTAGACTTTGT AGTGTCAGAGGAGGCCTTCCTCAAGGAGTGCGATGATGACAGTCCTGGAACAGAATGGGACAAGGTGGCCCGTCTATGCGACTTCAACCCCAAAACCAGTCGTCAGACTAAAGACGTGTCTCGGATGCGCTCCGTTCTCATTTCTCTAAAACAGGCGCCTCTGCTTCGCTAA